Part of the Panicum virgatum strain AP13 chromosome 4N, P.virgatum_v5, whole genome shotgun sequence genome is shown below.
GATTAACGTCGTATCGAGTGTAATTGAATCTGGAGGACCTACTTTTTTCCAACTCCCAGCTACTTAGTTTATTTCCGAGAACTATTTTCATTGAATCAACattgaggccctgtttagttcgcaccccataaaccccgtaaacacaaaaaaaaccatcacatcgaatgtttcgacacatgcatggagtactaaatgaagtctatttacaaaactttttgcatagatgggctgtaaatcgcaagacgaatctaatgagcctacttaatccatgatttgcaacagtgttgctacagtaaccatccgttaattattgattaatcatggattaattagcatcattagattcttctcgcgatttacaacccatctgtgtaaaaagttttataaataaatttcatttagtacttcaaattagtaagattccaacgcaaattttttttcgccggaactaaacaaggcctgagTTAATTGTCTCAGAAAAAACTAGACTTTCTAGATTCAGCCTAAAAGCTGCTCTAGGAGCTCTACCTAACAGGACCATAATATTGCAAATTCACCTGATTTGGCTCGGTCTCCACTGTTCACCTGCCCTTTTTAGGACATACTACGAAGTCATAATTTCGTTTGGTTAAAAATCGACTGAAACAAAAGCAAAAAACACTCTATTGTTACGAACTTGCGATTAAACGTAtgatcaactttttttttttgagggacaAACGTATGATCAACTGATCATATGGATTCAGGTATCCCGCGTTCTCTATTTCCATTAGCCATGTAACTGGACCGAAATGTGACTATATATATGGGCCTTCCCGTAACATCTGAAGAAACGAGTTGGTCCGAAATCTCAAAACTGGGCCGCCTCTTAGTCCCGTTCGCGGCCCtcaaagcaaaacaaaatgGACCTAGGGTTCCACTACATATAACCCTCTCCACGCAAGCACCCATCtcttcctgcgccgcctccctccgccctcctgcgccgccgccgccgccgccactgccaccTCCGCAGCCATGGCAGACTCgaaggccgccgcggcggtgacCCTCCGCACGCGAAAGTTCATGACCAACCGCCTCCTCTCCCGCAAGCAGTTCGTGCTCGAGGTTAtccaccccggccgccccaaCGTCTCCAAGGTCAGGGATctcctcggctcctcctgcCTCTACCCTCCTCGTTTCTCGGCCCCCTGGATCTTGAGGGTTTGAGGTTTGAAGCGCAGGCGGAGCTGAAGGAGCGGCTGGCGAAGGTGTACGAGGTCAAGGACCCCAACTGCATCTTCGTCTTCAAGTTCCGCACCCACTTCGGAGGCGGCAAGTCCACCGGCTTCGGTCTCATCTACGACAACCTCGAGGCCGCCAAGAAGTTCGAGCCCAAGTATCGCCTCATCAGGGTATGTGTTTTACTCACCTCTCTTGCACGCTGCATTACTTTGCAGTTCCACTGTGTAATCTAGTTCCTCGCAGAATTCGTTGCTTATGTATCGTGATTTGGAATATATGATTGATCAGCCTGTGGTATCTCAGAGACTTTTACTTGCCCTTATTAGTGTTAAGTGTTTGATGGCTCATGTTCATACCAAGCTTGTGTTTGCCCAGTTACAAGATGTAGCTAGTATTCACTGATGTTGCCTTGCTATGTCACTTATTTTAGGCTTTTGCTGTAAACTTGAAGTTGATCATATTGATGATTTTGTGGATTCATTGTCGTAAGAAATGTCAATAAGTGTTTTTTACTAGGTTGGTTGTGTTACATGCTAAATTAAGTGGCTTTTACCTGCTTATTCCTTGCTGGTGGATAAAATTGCTATCTATGATACCAAGTTTTCAGCTGAGTTTGGTGAATGTCTCTGACCATTTCTCAGTTGTTATCCATATGTCTATGAAATAGCTCTGAGTTCTGACCTTAAAATGGTTCTAGGGTGCATTGATGCTGATTCATGTAATTTAAGTCACCCAGAAGAATTGTGTTAAGATGAGAAACTTTTAATGAATTTTAATACTGCAATGTGGTGTTAGTGTGCATATTATATTGCTCTTTTTGATAACCATTGGGATGTATGTTCTCTTTGGTAAAGTATACCTAgtaattttacaaaaaaaatggtTTAGCATCTCACCAGTGTTATGCTCATGATATAGCATGCTCAAATGATTTCATCTACCTACAGGAGCAACTTTTTTGTCCATAGAAACAAAACTCACTGGTATTATATCACCACACTCGCTATGAAATACTTAAACTCGCTATGAAGCATTGTGTAGCGAAACTGTCTAGATTTTCAGATGGATCCATTTATAGTTTGTCATTTTCCAACTGTTTGATTCTGTACGGACTTTTATGTTATCGTCCTGTTTGTAGTTGCTGATAATCTGTTTTTCCTTCACAGAATGGTCTTGCTACCAAAGTAGAGAAATCTCGTAAGCAGATGAAGGAGCGGAAGAACAGGGCAAAGAAGATCCGTGGTGTGAAGAAGGTAAGTACAAGTTGGCAGTAGCTAGTTGATGCTCATACTTTTTTTTCCATCTAACAAATTATATTTGGTGCGCTAATTTTGCAGACAAAGGCTGGCGATGCCAAGAAGAAGTAAGGCTGGAAACTTGCCTTGCCGTCTTGATCTTGTCTGCCTCGGGCTTGTTGAGGACGGTGTCCTTTTGGCAATGCTGAATGTTTAATTAGACCTAGAAAGGATTTTGCCAGAATTATGTTGAGGCTCTCGTAGTACTTTGTGGTCAGTTTTGAGGAACATTGTCAGGCACTAGCATATATACTTGATCGTCATTGCTTATTCTGCTATCCTTCATTTTGATCTTTTTTGTTTTGGGAAACAGGTGCTCCAAAATTTGTTAGTATGATGAATGTTGCTGCAATGGGTAGTATCTTGAACTTTGCGAGGATCCTGTTTGGTGCATGTcatattctaaaaaaaattaaattagtgGTGCCGCAAACACTCCAATTCTGTGGCAATAGCTGCTTAAAATTGGTCGTAAGAGGAATGCATTGAGCCTAAGTCCTCTGGGCCCATTTAGTGAATTTGAGAAGATCAGTAAGGTAAGCATGAAAACTTTGAGTGAAGACCAAATAAGCGTGATGAGGATAGGAAGGTCAAGGATATAGATGTCTAAATAGGTGGCCCGGCATGGGCCGGCTAGGCCTGGCCAACTTCGTGCCGGGCTAGGCTCAGCACTATGGTCCACTGTGCTGGGCTGCCAAAAGGCCGTGCCATGTTTTTACCGCAGGAATCTTATATATTTTCCACAAGATTTTTTCTTCCACACATTCTAATATTTAAGATTCGTGCAACCTATCTCATCTGTTGGATTTCTAAATCCTaaccctcttcctcttcctacacgttgccgccgccgccttgagcccgagcttcgcctgctgcgccgccggcctgcccgcTCACCTGCTGCGCGTTGCGACCGCCGCTCCGCTGCGCTGCTGTTGCTGTAGCCGCTGGGCTagctgctgccgctgcagcacctgctgcgctgcgccgccgctggagcCGCTGGGCCGCTGCCGCAACTGCTGCTGGTGCCGCTGCGCTGTGTTGCTGacggcgccgcgcccgcgcaggccgccgccggagaagaAAAAGTCTAGCTCGCCGACGAAGAAACCTTCAACATTTGTATTTTAGTATTGTCAACATTTTAtgttttcaatttcaacatttgTCTTTTACAGTTTCAACATTTTAAAAGCCAAATGTTGAATATATTTAGCAAAATGTTGAGTTAATCCTACTAAAATGTTAAACATATTTGCAGTAGATTATTAAGTCAAAGTGAGCTTTAAAGATAGATGCCCTATCTTCTTTCCAGAAGATAAATAGGAGCCCCCGCTTTTACCGTGTACAATTATGTGTGAACAAAAGTAATAAGAATACACACAGAAGGAAACGCTAGGGCTAGAATCTTGCAGCTCAGCCTCTTGCAGATAATGTTATGGTCACATCAGCGCcacatcagaaaaaaaaaagaagaaggacgaaATCATTTCTCAGGAAAGAAACCGAGTCGGCTCGCGCTCCAAAGGCCATAGACACCACCGGAATCGCGTTGGATCGTTTCTCCCGCTCCCCTCCGGATCCGGTGCGcgggcctcggcgccgccgcgagcgagCGGGCCCCGTTCCGCGGCCCTCCCTCCAGCGCGCACCTCGCTGGAGCCATGCCGCAGGATCCCGCGCGCGCCGTTTTCCCCTCCCCCGCGCGCTTTTTTCCCTCTCTCGCGCTGCCTGCCCTTCCCCGATCTCACAGGCGTGCGacgccgccccgagctccctGGCGCCCCTCCCCAATCTCTTGCGCACACCAGCCTCCACCAGCAATTGACACGCTCCGAGCTAAATTTCTCTTGCAAATATCCCACACAGAGCCTTTCCGTCTCCAATCTCGCAGCTAGAGGACTGCAATTCCATCTTCCCCCCATCTCATGCTGCCACGAAGCTACAACCCCTTGACCTAGACTAGCCAAATCAATACCTGGACCATCTCCAAGAGAGCCACATAGAGAATGGATCGATTGGTGAAGGTAGGCATACAACAAAAGAATTCAAGGAAGACCTCATCGAGTTCGAGTTCCAGGAGAGCCAGcgatggtgccgccgccgcttctcccTGCACTGGTACTCCGGCTGGTGGTTCAGGCGTTGGTGGTGGTACTGGTTCTTTGACAGTCCTTCCCTTTGGTATGCAACGTCTCCTGGCGGCTACTTGATGGTTGATGTGTGTCCCAAAAACTCTGAATGGTATGGTGGATGAATTTCTGTTCAGTTTTTTGCTCATTATGGTTTGAGTAGGATGAGAAATTTGAACTGCATGATATATTAGGCTCAGGCTCTCTCTTTAGAAGTCCATCTGTATACTAAAAATTGACGATCATCTGTGGTGGATTCTTATTTGGTGGTTGTTTTATCTTTTCAGGCTATATCCACAAGGTGGATTCTTGAACTCTTTACATAATGCATTGAAAATTCCGCAAACTAGTCCTACGTTTCCCCAGATGTATCCAGTTAACCATCAAAATGCAAGTCATCTTCCGAAGAATTTCCATTTTGTTGGAGCTCCAAGCAGTACAGGAACCCCTTCACCAACTGGCTGTGGGTTGGGAATGGGTGATGCAGATGCACAAAAGGagtcacaagaagaagaaacaattgACATTGATGACAAAGACACCCTTGAGCCTGTTAGGATTGACAAGCGATTGAATTGGTCGCATGAAGAAGATATTAGATTGGTAAGTTACATTTGGCTAGCTGTGGACGATTGCCTTACAggctttttagtagtagagatttTCCTAGTACAGAATATTGATCAACTTAAGAAGATTTAGGATGAGAAGGCCCTTGTTCTTAAAAATTGTTGAAGCCCTAGTCATGTGGAATAAATATTTCACTTTGAGAATGGATGCGCTTAACCGGCCTGGTTTATCTCCACTCAAGAAATGCACTGCTGCTATTCGGCAATTCAGAAGTGGCACCCCTGCAGACCAACTTGATGAGTACCTAAAGATTGGAGAAATTACTGGAGAGGAATGCTTGAAGATGTTTGTGAAGGGTGTGATTGAGGTTTATGGTGAACAGTATTTGCAACGCCCCACTGTTCAAGTTGTTGAATGCTTAGTGCAAATTGGAGGGCGTTGTGGGTTCCCTGGCATGTTAGAGAGCAATGACTGTATGCATTGGCATTGGGAAAATTGCCCTGTTGCATGGAAGGGAATGTATACCCGTGGTGATCATGGTGTTCCTACAATCATTCTAGAAGCAGTAGCTTCGCAAGATCGTTGAATATGGCATCCCTTCTTTGGTGTTGCTGGATCAAACAACAATATCAATGTGCTTAACCAATCACCTCTGTTCGTCCAACAATTGAGAGGGGAAAGTCCTCAGGTGCAGTTCCGTGTCAATGGAAG
Proteins encoded:
- the LOC120670306 gene encoding 40S ribosomal protein S24-1-like — protein: MADSKAAAAVTLRTRKFMTNRLLSRKQFVLEVIHPGRPNVSKAELKERLAKVYEVKDPNCIFVFKFRTHFGGGKSTGFGLIYDNLEAAKKFEPKYRLIRNGLATKVEKSRKQMKERKNRAKKIRGVKKTKAGDAKKK